The following are from one region of the Nerophis ophidion isolate RoL-2023_Sa linkage group LG20, RoL_Noph_v1.0, whole genome shotgun sequence genome:
- the cxcl12b gene encoding chemokine (C-X-C motif) ligand 12b (stromal cell-derived factor 1), whose amino-acid sequence MDVKLLPLMLLLAVITHGPISTAKPISLVERCWCRSTLNTVPQRSIKELKFLHTPNCPFQVIAKLKNNREVCINPETKWLQQYLKNAINKVKKSRRRNKKN is encoded by the exons ATGGATGTCAAACTGCTGCCGCTGATGCTTCTGTTGGCCGTGATCACACATGGACCCATCAGCACCG CAAAGCCTATCAGTCTGGTGGAGCGGTGCTGGTGTCGTTCCACCCTCAACACGGTTCCTCAGCGCTCCATCAAAGAGCTCAAGTTCCTGCACACGCCCAACTGCCCCTTCCAAGTCAT TGCCAAGCTGAAGAACAACCGGGAAGTTTGCATCAACCCTGAAACCAAGTGGCTGCAGCAGTACTTGAAGAACGCCATTAACAA GGTGAAGAAGTCCAGAAGGCGTAACAAGAAGAACTAA